One stretch of Lysobacterales bacterium DNA includes these proteins:
- a CDS encoding SLC13/DASS family transporter codes for MNEETAPISERVRRAVLPLGPAAGLSLALWLHAQGEPAALAITLGCLVWIALWWLFEPVPAAFTAMIPLSVLPMAGVITPKQVAEAFGNELILLLMGGFMMAAALERNHAHRRLALGMVRLFGGRSGRHLLWGFVFATALASMWISNTAATLMMLPVAMAVLEDYQDQRLRVPLVLGIAYAASIGGWGTPIGTPPNLVFMQAYEQATGTRMGFLEWMRFGVPIMLIFLPLLALWLGRQLRDAPAAAVPQLGPWQTGEQRVLVVFALIVAAWVFRSEPYGGWSALAGLPAVSDASIALVGVLLMAIVPDGRGSALIDWPTAERVPWAALVLFAGGIALATAFQSSGLGERIALALGGLREWPPRLLIVGVCLVVTLLSEIASNTATAVLLMPILAATASASGIDPALLMVPAVLAASCGFMLPVATAPNLVAYGTGMVPLRRMLREGAVLDLIGVAVLSGVCIVYFSD; via the coding sequence ATGAACGAAGAAACCGCGCCGATCTCCGAACGCGTTCGCCGCGCGGTGCTGCCCCTCGGGCCCGCAGCCGGGCTGTCGCTGGCGCTGTGGCTGCATGCGCAAGGCGAGCCGGCGGCGCTCGCCATCACCCTTGGCTGTCTGGTGTGGATCGCACTATGGTGGCTGTTCGAGCCGGTGCCGGCCGCGTTCACGGCAATGATTCCCTTGAGCGTGCTGCCAATGGCCGGGGTCATCACCCCCAAGCAGGTCGCCGAGGCCTTTGGCAATGAGCTGATCCTGTTGCTGATGGGCGGCTTCATGATGGCTGCGGCGCTCGAACGCAACCACGCGCACCGGCGCCTGGCACTCGGCATGGTGCGCCTGTTCGGTGGTCGCAGCGGCCGCCACCTGCTCTGGGGCTTCGTGTTCGCGACCGCGCTGGCAAGCATGTGGATCAGCAACACCGCCGCCACGCTGATGATGCTGCCGGTGGCGATGGCGGTGCTCGAGGATTACCAGGACCAGCGCCTGCGCGTGCCACTGGTGCTCGGCATCGCCTATGCCGCCAGTATCGGCGGCTGGGGCACGCCGATCGGCACGCCGCCGAACCTGGTGTTCATGCAGGCGTACGAACAGGCCACCGGCACGCGCATGGGGTTCCTGGAGTGGATGCGCTTCGGCGTGCCGATCATGCTGATCTTCCTGCCGCTGCTGGCCTTGTGGCTGGGCCGCCAGCTGCGCGATGCGCCCGCAGCCGCAGTGCCGCAGCTCGGCCCGTGGCAGACCGGGGAGCAGCGCGTGCTGGTGGTGTTTGCATTGATCGTCGCCGCCTGGGTTTTCCGCTCGGAGCCCTACGGCGGTTGGAGCGCCCTGGCCGGGCTGCCGGCAGTCAGCGACGCCAGCATCGCGCTGGTGGGCGTGCTGCTGATGGCGATCGTCCCGGACGGCCGCGGCAGTGCCCTGATCGACTGGCCGACGGCCGAGCGCGTGCCCTGGGCGGCGTTGGTGTTGTTCGCGGGCGGCATCGCGCTGGCCACGGCGTTCCAGAGCAGCGGGCTCGGCGAACGCATCGCGCTCGCGCTCGGCGGGCTGCGCGAATGGCCACCCCGGCTGCTGATCGTCGGCGTCTGTCTGGTCGTCACGCTGTTGTCCGAGATCGCCAGCAACACCGCCACCGCCGTGCTGCTGATGCCGATCCTGGCCGCGACCGCCAGCGCCAGCGGCATCGACCCCGCCCTGCTGATGGTGCCTGCGGTGCTGGCCGCAAGCTGCGGCTTCATGCTGCCGGTGGCGACCGCACCGAATCTGGTCGCCTACGGCACCGGCATGGTGCCCTTGCGCCGCATGCTGCGCGAAGGCGCAGTGCTGGATCTGATCGGCGTCGCCGTGCTCTCCGGCGTTTGCATCGTCTACTTCTCGGATTGA